The sequence GGGAAGTAGTATGTGACAGCAGTCCCAAGAAGTTGCTGTATGcattatactatataatatatgcaCAGTGACTaaatatatctatagatatacatagatatagatgatatagatatatgataggcaaatgtgtatatgtgtgtttgtggtCATCAGTTGTGTTTTCTGACTTTTAGATTATTACTATGCCTTATGGTTTTTCCTCATTATCATGTCACACTTGGAAGCATATCACACTTTCTCATTAACATATCACACTTATTATTtgcttacatatttttcttaaactaattcataattttctctaaataaatctgaaaactgAACTTTAGATGACAACCACTACAAATGAGAAAGAGgctcataaataaatagaaagtaacaagaataaatagataaattcccGGCTCTTAAAAGGGTGAACGCTTACGACAAAGGAGTTTCCTGTCCtcagcataatttaaaaaatgaatctatgAATTTTCTGATATATGAAATAGGACCTCTGCCAGACTTTGTCCCATTAAACCTTTGGTTGATATGATCCGAAGTTATTGCTGGATCCTAGTTTCTTCTCACTAACATTATattcttcagttctttatttAGCAGCTTATAACCAGAATTATACCAGaatcaagggatgcctgggtgctcattcagcgtctgccttcagctcaggtgatgatctcagaatcctgggatcaagcgctaCATCAGGttttctgttcagtggggagcctacttctccctccctttctctctctctctctctctctctctgttgctacccggcttctctccctttccctttgtcaaataaataaaatctttaaaaaaaaaaaaaagagttttaccAGAATCCAAACTAAAGAGTAGAGTTAGAATAAACAGCTTACTGAAGCAGAAACATTGTTAACTACCAAACAACACATACTGAGGATAGAATTTATGATGGTCCTGAGACACAGGTTGAAGATTCTGAATACAATTCCATTTTCAGAAGTCCATGTGTGAATGAACATTATAGAACACTTTTTGGTTAATCAGGAACCATTAACATACCTAAGGTcatgaaaaatacatgaattatTACTCTTTTTCTAGGTAGAGGAGCATGGGTATAGGGAAATACCCTAGGAAATCATGTTCAACTCTAGCAAAGGTATctgtaattaatatttatttatatagagtCATTTATGAATTCCTCCAATGACTACACTTAACACAATTTTATGTACATTCTGAATGACACTAATATGTCAGTTTTGATGATAAGGTTGTATATATAGAATAAAGCAGTCTTAGCAGTGGGAGTCCCTTCTGGAGTAAGGCATCCTGTGTTAGATTGGACCTCTTATTGTATGTAAGAGTTGCCTTTAGAAAATCCTTGTTGCATTAAGACTTTTATGCCTGGACATTCATAATAGGTAGCAACATACcacaaaattatttaatgaagTTTCATCGGCCCTTGTTTGCCTTGGCAATTGCTTTGTTGACCGCCTCTTTCACATCCTTGTTCCTCAGACTGTAGATCATGGGATTCAGCATGGGGATCACTGTGGTGTAAAACACAGCCACCATTTTCCCCTGCTCCACAGACTCCTCAGTGGGACGTCTGAGATACATGAATATGAGAGTCCCATAAAACATAGTAACAGCTGTCAAGTGGGACCCACAAGTGGAAAATGCCTTCCTCCTGCCATCGGCGGAGCGCATGCGTAGCACAGTGACTACAATGAGGGTGTAGGAGATGAGAACCACAGAGAGAGAATACGTGAAGTTAATTCCAGCAATAACAATCATCGTGTATTCTTTGATGTGGACTCCCCCACAGGCAATCTTGATGAGAGGAGGGTCTGCACAATAGAAGTGGTTGATTTCAAAGTTTCCACAGAAGTATAAGCCATATGTCCAGAGTGTACATATTAAACTAACAGAGAACCCATAGACATAAGGCACAGAGATAAGTCGGACACAGACAGTCCTGGACATTTTACTTCCATAAAGCAAAGGGTTGCAGATGGCCATGTAGCGATCGAAAGCCATCACTGCCAAGATATAGACTTCCACGTGCACAAGGGCAATGAAAAAGTAGCACTGCACCAAACACCCCACATAGGAAATGGTTTTTGTCTCTGATATTAAGTTTTCCAGCATTTTAGGGGTGACATTGGAAGAGAACCACACATCCACAAAAGACAAATGACTCAAGAAAAAGTACATAGGGCTCTGAAGCTGAGGACTGATGCTGATCAAAATGATCATGCCAATGTTCCCTAACAGAGTGATCATGTAAACGACAAGGAataccacaaaaaagagaacttgaAATTCCTGACGGCTGGTCAAGCCCAGAAGAATAAATTCTGTCACATCTGTGAAATTTGGCATTGCCTTAACATAGAGCCAGTCTGTAGTacctacagagaaataaaaaacaggaaTGAATCTGCTTTATTCTTGAAATTTTTGAGACAGATTTATCCTTATTctaatggaaataatttaaaatcaatgcaaTTATGCACCATGTCCAAGTTTAGAATAGGTAGGCTTCATTGTTTCCCTTAATAGGTCTTATAGGTAGGTACATACCATGAATATTCATTAGTTCTTTATCAGTAAAATAGATAACTACATACATTGCTATCATATATTACTAAAATTGGACATTCACATTTGCTTAATTATTACACTGATGTTAAAATCTCAAGGCACAAACATGATCGAAGTCAGATTAAAAATTGTCAGGGAATGGCTAAATCCTTTCCAACTTATGGACTTACACATTGATGCTACAGTCTAGTATTGACATATTTTCCCTACCATATGTTATCATATACCTACAACATACAAAATTCctacatcatattttattttatttgactaaACATCATGCTTGTTTGCTGCATGCACTACTAAAAGTATGTCAACGGTAAATATCATGAAGTAAAGTTTAGGTGACATGTTATTTCAGATTCTACTGGTTTTCAGATGCAATCAATGCTACACCTCCTTATTTATATTCACACTTAATATCTTCTCAAGGAAAAGGTTCCAAAacaatattttccccatttactACACTTTTCTATCTTACTTCTCTCAAGGAGTAAAAAGTTGTCATAAGTTCTTAAGGACATCTGTAGGATTAACACCATCTTGGAAATTTGAGCTCCCCTTAATATTAGTATTTGAAGGGTCTATTACTCTTGAAAATGGACCTTAGTTTATAATTGCTTACCTTAGTTTATTTACAAACATCAAAGCCAATATTATGGCAGATATATTTGTTACAGCTAgcagttcttttgttttgtgtttttataagagagggagagggggtggagaagagacagagagagagaatcccaaatagGCTCTATGCTTAGCACAGagtgagagaatcccaaacaggctctatgcctagcacagagtctgacacagCACTCAATTCcacaactctgggatcaagacctgagctgaaatcaagcctcggatgcttaaccaactgagccacccaggtacccctagatcTAGCAATATTCTAAATTCTGGAAATCTGAGAATGAACAAGATATACAAGATTCTGGTTTGCATCCTACTCTATCATCATTGAAAAGACCAAGCAATACACAAATGTACAAATGAGATACTTTAGGAGGTGGACATACTGTGACAAAATGACAGCATGCTAGGAAGATAAGAAATAGGAGGAGGCAGGGTGCAGACAAAGTGATCAAAGATTTCTCTGAGGAGGGGACTTCTGAACTGGTGAGAAACAGCAAGCTGTGTAAAAATATGAAGGGTGAATGGCATGCAATGGAAAAGCTCAGAAGGATAAATATTAGCTTGGCATGGTGAAAAAGAGTGTTGCTAGAGACATCCTTTTATatcatgtgaaaaaatatatatgggctCTGCAATTATATCATGGCCACCTGTAATTAGTAGCAGGATGAATTGAGGAGTGAATTAATCTCAATGAACTTTATTCTTACCctgaaaatgtttaataatggAGTTAAATATGCTATTAATTGGGTACATAACATAATAGGCACCAAAGTTTTAATTCTGATCTAAGTTTCCCATTACTATAGATTTCCATGATTGTAACCCATCTTTTGGCTCATTTCAAGTATGGGAATCCTGAGTCAGATTATGTCTGCAGTTTGTTTGGGGAAGAGCTCTAAAGTGAGGGATTTCTCTATGCAAAAACTCCTGACCCCACTTGATGAACCCATGATTCTCCAGTTCACAGAGTTGACTTTGGTTAATGGTTCTACttattttaagcataaaatgatataaatatatttttcaaggtaTGTAAGAAACATAAACTAATACTATTTCTCCAATTTTGTTTTAGATCCTGCAtgagtgtgtatttattttcctctatacATAATCTTTCGCTCTGTGATAGTAGAGATTGTCTCATCCATCTTGGGAACTCTTTAAGTTGCCTAGTTAAGATGTTACATGTAAAAGGATATTCAAGAATATTCacagttatgattttttttaaagtgttgtgaaaagtgttttaaaaagtctAGTTCAGCTTTATGGAATACATTATAGCATTCCAACACACAAAAACTAAGACAGATTTTTCTAGTGACAACAGTCTCAGCTTCATAATATCAGTAAGAATAGCTAACTTTTACTGAGTGCTCACTGGAACTTTAGCATGCAAAGGTCCTATGAAACAGATTCTATTAGCATCATCATTTTGcaatgaagaaaccaaagaacTGAGACTAACTAGGTCTTCCTGCCAGACAACAAGGAATTGACAAGGTTAGGATGCAAACCAATTAATTTAACTGCAGTACCATTAATGACCTTATGTTGTTGCCTCTTtgattatttattctattatcctatttctttacatttaaaatttagtttgatTATCCTCCAAGACATAACAAACGTATCCTTTTAACAGTTCATCCTAGATGAACTAGTCCTTTGCAGGACCCTTGAGCAGGCTGAACTACAGAGGTAGTAGACcattgcctctccctcccccttgaaGTTTAGATCTGGGATCAGATGTCCCAGTGAGTTCTGGGACAGAGTCAGTTTATTGCATAAGTACATCATCTGTCAAAACAATTGAGAAGATAGAATgtataatttacaaaaatatgtataatttacaaaaatatgtatttttttattaacctttCAGGAACTTCccataaagaaaaatagtaaaggtATAATTACTGGCCCAATCATTAGCACTGATAGGATATCCTCAACTCCATTCAcatctattttaaaacaacaatgtgAAAATCAATGGTATTTGCAGAGAACGGTGTAAAGGCTAACAAACAAGGATTAAATTGTATAAATCTGCATTGTAATGAGCTCATTCTTGGGATGTTTTGAACAGATAGAGAAAGAATATTTCCCAGTAATATCATATAAAGCACTGTGATAACAAATAAGTCTACAAATAAAGTCTCAATCTCATCTTCAAAAtatggataaaaatgaaaatatttgactGCATTAATCTGTTTTGCAAAGAGTATACAATTTGTAGACCTACCTTCAGCAGAGGAGAACATCCAATGATAATTGTTCCCTAtttataatagaattttaaacACTGAGAGCATTGAGAATATCTCCCCAGGAAACTACCCCGATAATTATGATAGGAATAATGATTAAAATGCCAGAAACGTCTCAGGGGTAGGAGAAGTTAAGGCCTGTTAATGAGAAGGGTAACCCTGAtagtaaaattaagaaatcaaaattcTTGATAACATGGTGTAATCTCTCCCACCTTTACATGAGTTCTGCATTCTTTTGTTCTCATTTAGCAGTTATGCatcttgggaaaatatttttggtttgcaTCATGACAAGGAGAGATAAATGTGCTGTATGTTAGAGATGCTTAAATATAATGAAGGTGACAGATGTAGACATGAATGtaacaaaaagatttatttttcaaagtactttgcaaaaatatcccaaatactcaacaaatgaaaaaattgctTTAAGTTCTACTAAAAACTTAGATTCATAGAAATTACAAGTCTGGAGAGACCTTGGAGAGCAGTGACTAGAAACTAAAAATTAACTGgatgaatataaaaatgatttatccAAGGAGAACCacaaattaatttgaaatttggAAACTCAAACCCAGAAAGTGCTGTTCTCATTCTTCATGGAGCACGAAACTAAAactcttaaaaagtaaatagggatagcttttcatttttttgggtgttgggggggcagtgagagaatgagagatatAGCACAGATCCAAATCCAACTGTTAACAGCctacatattaaaatgttttaaaatcatactTTGAAATTTATTAGTAATCAGCAACTAACTGGCATATCGAGACTTCTCTAACAAAATCCAACTGGTGAATAAACAGTTGTCCTgacaaagttatttttaactaACCCCAAAAGTAACACTGAGTTAGatcttaaagttgttttttttagGGGGGGGGTTAAGTTTTGCAACTATAGGCACAGTGGTAAAGTATGATTTAATCTAAATGACCAGTTTGTTCAAATGCAAATACCTTTAAAGCATTGctgatggagcacctgggtggctcagtgggttaagcctctgccttaggttcaggtcatgatctcagggtcctgggatcaagccccacatcgggctctctgctcatcagggaatctgcttccctccctcatcccaccctctgcctacttgtgatctctctctctctctctgtcaaaaaaatattttaaaaagttgctgatgacatgtgtgtatgtgtgtggaagTGAGTTCGTATACATTGTTGGTTCcccttgaagaaaacaaaacctcaaaagtGGAcaaagaagaatgtttattctcaTGTTACATCAATGTCATCTTATCTTTAtatctttccaaataaatttgTAATTACTTAAAGGTGTGATTTAAGTGTGTGTTGGTTCCATTGCTgtactttttgtattttctacatcAAAAAAGCAGATTATTAATGTATGTATTATAGATGTGTGTATTgataaagagaatttaagaaGTCCAAGTTTTAAAGTTGTTCCGCATGCTTGTATTTCATGAAATGAGGTATGAGAGTGGTGGGTCATGTTATCATTAGCAACAAATACACCACCCTGATACTTTGTgtctttcaaacataaaaatcattttaaaatatttactacatcTCAGTCACAGATGTGCAAATTATTCCACATGAataccaattttatttattaagtgggATCAAGAGAGCTGTGCTTTCAAAATTATGCATCCatttgctgattcttttttttttttaatattttattttttttttgttgttagaatctagttttattttattttttttaatttccagcataacagtattcattatttttgcaccacaccccgtgctccatgcaatccgtgccctctataatatacaaactgagggctgctggggggagggggtttgggagaagggggtgggattatggccATTTGCTGATTCTACCCACTCTTTTGTCCAACCGAAGACTCT comes from Mustela erminea isolate mMusErm1 chromosome 9, mMusErm1.Pri, whole genome shotgun sequence and encodes:
- the LOC116600190 gene encoding olfactory receptor 5M9, which translates into the protein MPNFTDVTEFILLGLTSRQEFQVLFFVVFLVVYMITLLGNIGMIILISISPQLQSPMYFFLSHLSFVDVWFSSNVTPKMLENLISETKTISYVGCLVQCYFFIALVHVEVYILAVMAFDRYMAICNPLLYGSKMSRTVCVRLISVPYVYGFSVSLICTLWTYGLYFCGNFEINHFYCADPPLIKIACGGVHIKEYTMIVIAGINFTYSLSVVLISYTLIVVTVLRMRSADGRRKAFSTCGSHLTAVTMFYGTLIFMYLRRPTEESVEQGKMVAVFYTTVIPMLNPMIYSLRNKDVKEAVNKAIAKANKGR